The Lysobacter panacisoli genome includes a window with the following:
- a CDS encoding DNA topoisomerase I has protein sequence MAKNLLIVESPAKAKTINKYLGKDFTVLASYGHVRDLVPKEGAVDPERGFAMRYDLIDKNEKHVDAIAKAAKTADTLYLATDPDREGEAISWHIAEILKERGLLEGKPLHRVVFTEITPRAIKEAMAQPRSIASDLVDAQQARRALDYLVGFNLSPVLWRKVQRGLSAGRVQSPALRMIVEREEEIEAFVAREYWSIEAECAHPSQAFTAKLNKLDGKKFEQFTVTDGDTAEDARKRITAAANGALHVTDVASKERKRRPAAPFTTSTLQQEAARKLGFTTRKTMQVAQKLYEGVAIGEEGTVGLITYMRTDSVTLSVDAVSEIRDVIARDYGTRALPDKPNTYQNKSKNAQEAHEGVRPTSALRTPSQVARHLTDDERKLYELIWKRAVASQMVPATLNTVSIDLAAGAEHSFRASGTTVVDPGFLAVYEEGKDSKAAEDEDEGRKLPSMKIGDRVPLDRIHADQHFTQPPPRFTEAALVKALEEYGIGRPSTYASIIQTLLFRKYVEMEGRSFRPSDVGRAVSKFLSSHFTRYVDYDFTAKLEDELDAVSRGEEEWVPLMEKFWGPFKELVEDKTESVDRSEATGARELGTDPKSGKPVSVRLGRFGPYAQIGDKDTDEKLDFASLRPGQSMHTITLEDALELFKLPRKLGLSNDHEVSVGIGRFGPFAKRDSTYASLTKEDDPYTIELARAVFLIEQKEEIARNRIIKQWDDSDIQVLNGRFGPYISDGKLNGKIPKDREPASLTLEEVTQLLADTGKPVRGRFGRKAAAKKAPAVKAKKETAKKEPAAKKVAKKAPTKKAAKKTTKTAAKKTATKAPAKKAAKKAAKKVAKKAAKKAAKA, from the coding sequence ATGGCCAAGAATCTCCTCATCGTCGAGTCGCCTGCCAAGGCCAAGACGATCAACAAATACCTCGGCAAGGACTTCACGGTCCTGGCCTCCTACGGCCATGTCCGCGACCTGGTGCCCAAGGAGGGCGCGGTCGATCCCGAGCGCGGCTTCGCCATGCGCTACGACCTGATCGACAAGAACGAGAAGCACGTCGACGCCATCGCCAAGGCCGCCAAGACCGCCGACACCCTCTACCTGGCGACCGACCCGGACCGCGAAGGCGAGGCGATCAGCTGGCACATCGCCGAGATCCTGAAGGAACGCGGCCTGCTCGAAGGCAAGCCGCTGCACCGCGTGGTGTTCACCGAGATCACGCCGCGCGCGATCAAGGAAGCGATGGCCCAGCCGCGCAGCATCGCCAGCGACCTGGTCGATGCCCAGCAGGCGCGACGCGCGCTCGACTACCTGGTCGGCTTCAATCTCTCGCCGGTGTTGTGGCGCAAGGTGCAGCGCGGCCTGTCCGCCGGCCGCGTGCAGTCGCCGGCGCTGCGCATGATCGTCGAGCGCGAGGAGGAGATCGAAGCCTTCGTCGCGCGCGAGTACTGGTCCATCGAGGCCGAGTGCGCGCATCCGTCGCAGGCCTTCACCGCCAAGCTCAACAAGCTGGACGGCAAGAAGTTCGAACAGTTCACCGTCACCGACGGCGACACCGCCGAGGACGCGCGCAAGCGCATCACGGCCGCGGCCAACGGTGCGCTGCACGTCACCGACGTCGCCAGCAAGGAGCGCAAGCGCCGTCCGGCCGCGCCGTTCACCACCTCGACCCTGCAGCAGGAAGCCGCGCGCAAGCTCGGCTTCACCACGCGCAAGACCATGCAGGTCGCGCAGAAGCTGTACGAAGGCGTGGCGATCGGCGAGGAAGGCACGGTCGGCCTGATCACCTACATGCGTACCGACTCGGTCACGCTGTCGGTCGATGCGGTGTCGGAGATCCGCGACGTGATCGCACGCGACTACGGCACGCGCGCGCTGCCCGACAAGCCCAACACGTACCAGAACAAGTCCAAGAACGCGCAGGAAGCGCACGAAGGCGTGCGCCCGACTTCGGCGCTGCGCACGCCGTCGCAGGTGGCGCGCCACCTCACCGACGACGAACGCAAGCTCTACGAACTCATCTGGAAGCGCGCCGTCGCCTCGCAGATGGTGCCGGCCACGCTCAACACGGTGTCGATCGACCTCGCCGCCGGCGCCGAGCACAGCTTCCGCGCCTCGGGCACGACCGTGGTCGATCCGGGCTTCCTCGCCGTGTACGAGGAAGGCAAGGACAGCAAGGCCGCTGAGGACGAAGACGAAGGCCGCAAGCTGCCGTCGATGAAGATCGGCGACCGCGTGCCGCTGGACCGCATCCACGCCGACCAGCATTTCACCCAGCCGCCGCCGCGCTTCACCGAAGCGGCGCTGGTCAAGGCGCTCGAGGAATACGGCATCGGCCGTCCCTCGACCTACGCCTCGATCATCCAGACCCTGCTGTTCCGCAAGTACGTGGAAATGGAAGGTCGCAGCTTCCGTCCCTCCGACGTGGGCCGCGCGGTGTCGAAGTTCCTCAGCTCGCACTTCACCCGCTACGTGGACTACGACTTCACCGCCAAGCTCGAGGACGAACTCGACGCCGTCTCGCGCGGCGAGGAAGAGTGGGTCCCGCTGATGGAGAAGTTCTGGGGCCCGTTCAAGGAACTGGTCGAGGACAAGACCGAATCCGTCGATCGCAGCGAAGCCACCGGCGCGCGCGAACTGGGCACCGATCCCAAGAGCGGCAAGCCGGTGAGCGTCCGCCTGGGCCGCTTCGGGCCGTATGCGCAGATCGGCGACAAGGACACCGACGAGAAGCTCGATTTCGCCTCGCTGCGTCCCGGCCAGTCGATGCACACGATCACGCTGGAAGACGCGCTGGAGCTGTTCAAGCTGCCGCGCAAGCTCGGCCTGAGCAACGACCATGAAGTCAGCGTCGGCATCGGCCGCTTCGGTCCGTTCGCCAAGCGCGACAGCACCTACGCCTCGCTGACCAAGGAAGACGATCCGTACACGATCGAGCTGGCGCGCGCGGTGTTCCTGATCGAGCAGAAGGAAGAGATCGCGCGCAACCGCATCATCAAGCAGTGGGACGACAGCGACATCCAGGTGCTCAACGGCCGCTTCGGTCCGTACATCAGCGACGGCAAACTCAACGGCAAGATCCCGAAGGATCGTGAGCCGGCGTCGCTGACGCTGGAGGAAGTGACGCAGCTGCTCGCCGATACAGGCAAGCCGGTGCGAGGCCGCTTCGGCCGCAAGGCGGCGGCGAAGAAGGCGCCGGCGGTGAAGGCGAAGAAGGAAACCGCGAAGAAGGAGCCCGCGGCGAAGAAGGTCGCCAAGAAGGCGCCGACCAAGAAGGCCGCAAAGAAGACGACCAAGACCGCCGCCAAGAAGACCGCGACCAAGGCGCCGGCGAAGAAGGCGGCGAAGAAGGCGGCGAAGAAGGTCGCCAAGAAAGCCGCGAAGAAGGCGGCGAAGGCCTGA
- a CDS encoding Sua5/YciO/YrdC/YwlC family protein translates to MPAPLAPSDAAAALRRGGIVVYPTEAVWGIGCDPFDEAAVMRLLAIKQRPVDKGVILIAAARAQFDGLLDWDALTIAQRDAVQSSWPGPNTWIVPTTARVPRWITGAHDGVAVRVSAHPDVVALCEAFGGPLVSTSANLAGEPPAFARDALDPRVLAQADGVLAGETGGLASPTAIRDARTGAQIRA, encoded by the coding sequence GTGCCCGCGCCGCTCGCCCCATCCGATGCCGCCGCCGCGCTCCGCCGCGGCGGCATCGTCGTCTATCCGACCGAGGCGGTCTGGGGGATCGGCTGCGATCCGTTCGATGAGGCCGCGGTGATGCGCCTGCTGGCGATCAAGCAGCGTCCCGTCGACAAGGGTGTGATCCTGATCGCCGCGGCGCGCGCGCAGTTCGACGGACTGCTCGACTGGGACGCCCTCACCATCGCGCAGCGCGACGCCGTGCAGTCGAGCTGGCCCGGCCCCAACACCTGGATCGTCCCGACCACGGCACGCGTGCCGCGCTGGATCACCGGCGCGCACGACGGCGTCGCGGTACGCGTGAGCGCGCATCCGGACGTGGTCGCGCTATGCGAGGCCTTCGGCGGCCCGCTGGTGTCGACCAGCGCCAACCTCGCCGGCGAACCGCCGGCGTTCGCGCGCGACGCGCTGGACCCGCGCGTGCTGGCGCAGGCCGATGGCGTGCTCGCGGGCGAGACCGGCGGCCTGGCCTCGCCGACCGCGATCCGCGACGCCCGCACGGGCGCGCAGATCCGCGCCTGA
- a CDS encoding DUF1579 domain-containing protein — translation MNTLHVPLCALALLVALPLAAKEPKTAKPPQLTAEQQAMMQAWENAGKPGEQHKQLAAMVGNWTTKQTMWMDPKTPPMVQSGSATNTLVLGGRHVRMDYHGQWMGQPFDGLGYTGYDNVTGKYYSSWMDSGSTGLFVSHGDYNPATHSYTFTGEMADPASGGAKIPVRQVVRIVDNDHHVFDMYETRGGKEAQTMKIEYTRAK, via the coding sequence ATGAACACTTTGCACGTGCCGCTGTGCGCGCTGGCCTTGCTGGTCGCGCTGCCGCTGGCGGCGAAGGAACCCAAGACGGCCAAGCCGCCGCAGCTCACCGCCGAACAGCAGGCGATGATGCAGGCGTGGGAGAACGCGGGTAAGCCGGGCGAACAGCACAAACAGCTGGCCGCGATGGTCGGCAACTGGACCACGAAACAGACGATGTGGATGGATCCGAAGACGCCGCCGATGGTGCAGAGCGGCTCGGCCACCAACACGCTGGTCCTGGGTGGCCGCCATGTGCGCATGGATTACCACGGCCAGTGGATGGGCCAGCCGTTCGATGGCCTGGGCTACACCGGCTACGACAACGTCACCGGCAAGTACTACAGCAGCTGGATGGACAGCGGTTCGACCGGCCTGTTCGTCTCGCACGGCGATTACAACCCGGCCACGCACAGCTACACCTTCACTGGCGAGATGGCCGATCCGGCATCGGGCGGCGCGAAGATCCCGGTGCGTCAGGTGGTGCGCATCGTCGACAACGACCACCACGTCTTCGATATGTACGAAACCCGCGGCGGCAAGGAAGCGCAGACCATGAAGATCGAATACACGCGGGCCAAGTGA
- a CDS encoding DUF4124 domain-containing protein, producing the protein MIRRLALLAALPLLLAGHVARAEITIYRCTAADGKLTLRDTPCRKGETQQTREMQRPKDAPPSRAKPAKAAPAAAASDAPPTRYVVMAPAQPMYECTTPDGNQYLSDTGQGNPRWVPLWTLGYPVVVPRGVREDSGFYARAGGSFNGGDGRYDVRVGDSPSPRPPPQHPEFPVSYGAGTWIYDECHALPQEEVCSRLRDRRWTLDRRYNSALQSERHQIDEEQRGIDARLNRDCGDS; encoded by the coding sequence ATGATCCGCCGCCTCGCCCTGCTCGCCGCCCTGCCGCTGTTGCTGGCCGGCCACGTCGCGCGTGCGGAGATCACGATCTACCGCTGCACCGCCGCCGACGGCAAGCTCACGCTGCGCGACACACCTTGCCGCAAGGGCGAGACGCAGCAGACACGCGAAATGCAGCGACCGAAGGACGCACCACCCAGTCGCGCCAAGCCGGCGAAGGCGGCACCGGCGGCCGCTGCGTCCGATGCGCCACCGACGCGCTACGTCGTGATGGCGCCCGCGCAGCCGATGTACGAATGCACCACGCCCGACGGCAACCAGTACCTGAGCGATACCGGCCAGGGCAATCCGCGCTGGGTGCCGCTGTGGACCCTGGGTTATCCGGTCGTGGTACCGCGCGGCGTACGCGAGGACAGCGGCTTCTATGCACGCGCCGGTGGCAGCTTCAACGGTGGCGACGGTCGCTACGACGTGCGCGTCGGCGACAGTCCCTCGCCGCGACCACCGCCGCAGCACCCTGAATTCCCCGTCAGTTACGGCGCCGGCACGTGGATCTACGACGAGTGTCATGCATTGCCGCAGGAAGAAGTGTGCTCGCGCCTGCGCGATCGCCGCTGGACGCTCGATCGCCGCTACAACAGCGCGCTGCAGAGCGAACGCCACCAGATCGACGAGGAACAGCGCGGCATCGACGCGCGCCTCAACCGCGACTGCGGGGACAGCTGA
- a CDS encoding DUF4124 domain-containing protein, translating into MRFVHRARMRALWFALSMASVVSIPTAAAQIVIYRCTDASGAVTLQNGTPCPKGTRQQKRVLDTPAPSAPPIMPVAATPPVAVPAPVALPAEPAPAPEPEPEPVVEAPRQTPPALFQCTTWDKERYFGENAQPPPRCAPLQVTGLDGTGANAGGLACQMVEDRCQPVIESRLCDAWQQRLRDAQSTAQFGDLDKRAQAAADAERSRQVLDESTCPR; encoded by the coding sequence ATGCGGTTCGTGCATCGCGCACGGATGCGTGCGCTGTGGTTCGCGCTGTCGATGGCAAGCGTCGTATCGATCCCGACCGCCGCCGCGCAGATCGTGATCTATCGCTGCACCGATGCCAGCGGCGCGGTCACGCTGCAGAACGGCACGCCCTGCCCCAAAGGTACGCGCCAGCAGAAGCGCGTGCTGGACACGCCTGCGCCATCCGCGCCGCCGATCATGCCCGTGGCCGCCACACCGCCGGTGGCCGTACCCGCGCCCGTCGCACTGCCCGCGGAACCGGCGCCCGCGCCGGAGCCGGAACCCGAACCCGTCGTCGAAGCGCCGCGCCAAACGCCTCCGGCACTTTTCCAGTGCACGACCTGGGACAAGGAACGCTACTTCGGTGAGAACGCGCAGCCACCGCCGCGCTGCGCGCCGTTGCAGGTGACCGGACTGGATGGCACCGGTGCGAACGCGGGCGGCCTCGCCTGCCAGATGGTCGAGGACCGCTGCCAGCCCGTGATCGAGTCACGCCTTTGCGATGCGTGGCAGCAACGCCTGCGCGACGCGCAGTCGACCGCCCAGTTCGGCGATCTCGACAAGCGCGCGCAGGCTGCCGCGGACGCCGAACGCAGCCGGCAGGTGCTGGACGAAAGCACCTGCCCACGCTGA
- a CDS encoding CocE/NonD family hydrolase, producing MSALRPALAWWIVLVVALLALAAWVLRERIPAHWQQPLRALAFGVRIDNDVRIAMPDGTELAGTLYRPRGNQGALPTVYVRLPYDRRRYGEALGEGMFFARNGYAVLVQDVRGKFESQGDDFVPWRHATGDGVATLDWIVHQPWSNGKVGTIGCSALGELQYALARANHPAHAAMIPMAAGGAAGDVSGHAGYFGAFEGGVFQLASAAGWFSKHGMKAYHGAWPESLDMAPALPTLPVLDVVQRVRPGANAYQDFLQTSLGDPRWRDLDYIAEGDRPRVPSLVIDTWGDPSLSGTLAISESVRRHSPDAATNQHVVIAPGNHCEHELVNGMGRFGELPVYNADRPYRQWYLAWFDHWLRGRGDGLAKLPPYTFFVLNEQRWLTATQWPPAEAQMQAWYLGSRGRAHGRDSDGVLSLQASRDTRSDEYLYDPLKPVPSRGGPLCCTGDPKQVSGPADQREIEARDDVLTYTTAPLAAPLRIAGPLRAQLVVSSSAPDTDFVARLVHVWPDGRATSIQEGALRARYRDGVERPALMTPGKRYVLDVPMRSIAYLVPRGHRLRLDITSSSFPRLERNLNTGGRNYDESVPAQALNRIFHGGDALSFVELPVLETPVPEAHPFAAKR from the coding sequence TTGTCCGCACTGCGCCCCGCGCTGGCCTGGTGGATCGTGCTCGTCGTGGCGTTGCTCGCGCTCGCCGCATGGGTGTTGCGCGAACGAATCCCTGCGCACTGGCAGCAGCCGCTGCGCGCGCTCGCGTTCGGCGTTCGCATCGACAACGACGTCCGCATCGCGATGCCCGACGGCACGGAGCTGGCGGGCACGCTGTATCGCCCGCGCGGCAACCAGGGTGCGCTGCCGACCGTCTACGTGCGCCTGCCCTACGACCGTCGCCGCTACGGCGAGGCGCTGGGCGAAGGGATGTTCTTCGCGCGCAACGGCTACGCCGTGCTGGTGCAGGACGTGCGCGGCAAGTTCGAATCGCAGGGCGACGACTTCGTGCCGTGGCGCCACGCGACCGGCGACGGCGTTGCCACGCTCGACTGGATCGTCCACCAGCCCTGGTCGAACGGAAAGGTCGGCACCATCGGCTGTTCCGCACTGGGTGAACTGCAGTACGCACTGGCGCGCGCCAACCATCCCGCGCACGCGGCGATGATCCCGATGGCCGCTGGCGGCGCGGCCGGCGATGTGTCGGGGCATGCGGGCTACTTCGGCGCGTTCGAAGGTGGCGTGTTCCAGCTCGCCAGCGCGGCGGGGTGGTTTTCGAAGCACGGCATGAAGGCGTACCACGGCGCCTGGCCGGAATCATTGGACATGGCACCGGCGCTACCGACGCTGCCAGTGCTGGATGTCGTCCAGCGCGTGCGCCCCGGCGCGAACGCCTACCAGGATTTCCTGCAGACCTCGCTCGGCGATCCGCGCTGGCGCGATCTCGACTACATCGCCGAGGGCGATCGTCCGCGCGTACCGTCGCTGGTGATCGACACCTGGGGCGATCCGAGCCTGTCCGGCACGCTCGCGATCAGCGAATCGGTGCGCCGGCATTCGCCCGACGCCGCGACGAACCAGCACGTGGTGATCGCGCCCGGCAACCATTGCGAACACGAACTCGTCAACGGCATGGGTCGCTTCGGCGAACTGCCCGTGTACAACGCCGACCGTCCCTACCGGCAGTGGTACCTCGCGTGGTTCGATCATTGGCTGCGCGGGCGCGGCGACGGACTGGCTAAGCTGCCGCCGTACACGTTCTTCGTGCTCAACGAACAACGCTGGCTCACCGCCACGCAGTGGCCACCAGCCGAAGCGCAGATGCAGGCTTGGTACCTCGGCAGTCGCGGCCGCGCGCACGGACGCGACAGCGATGGCGTGCTGTCGCTGCAAGCCTCGCGCGATACGCGTTCCGACGAATACCTCTACGACCCGCTCAAGCCCGTGCCGTCGCGCGGCGGCCCGTTGTGCTGCACGGGCGATCCGAAACAGGTTTCCGGTCCCGCCGACCAGCGCGAGATCGAAGCGCGCGACGACGTGCTCACCTACACCACGGCGCCGCTGGCCGCACCGCTGCGCATCGCCGGACCGCTACGCGCACAACTCGTCGTGTCGTCGTCGGCACCCGATACGGATTTCGTCGCGCGCCTGGTGCACGTATGGCCCGACGGTCGCGCCACCAGCATCCAGGAAGGCGCCTTGCGTGCGCGATATCGCGATGGCGTGGAGCGTCCCGCGCTGATGACGCCGGGCAAGCGTTACGTGCTCGACGTACCCATGCGTTCGATCGCCTACCTTGTGCCGCGCGGGCATCGCCTGCGACTGGACATCACCAGCAGCAGCTTCCCGCGACTCGAACGCAACCTCAACACGGGCGGACGCAACTACGACGAAAGCGTTCCGGCGCAGGCACTGAACCGCATCTTCCACGGCGGCGACGCGTTGAGTTTCGTCGAGCTTCCAGTGCTGGAAACGCCGGTGCCGGAAGCGCATCCGTTCGCAGCCAAGCGCTGA
- a CDS encoding SDR family oxidoreductase gives MDPKRWRLDGQLALVTGGSAGIGRAIARELLGFGADVLLAARDVAALDAARTELLEDFPDREVQGFVADVADDEQRRELLDWVEDFGEGLHILVNNAGGNVSKPSTDYTEDEWRQVFEVNLFSAFELSRYAHPLLTRHAASSIVNVGSVSGMTHVRTGAPYGMSKAAMHQMTRNLAVEWAEDGIRVNAVAPWYIRTRRTSDKLADPDYLDEVLLRTPLGRIGEPEEVAAAVAFLCLPASGYITGECIAVDGGFLRYGF, from the coding sequence ATGGATCCCAAGCGTTGGCGGCTGGACGGTCAGCTGGCCCTGGTCACCGGCGGCAGCGCCGGCATCGGCCGCGCGATCGCACGCGAGCTGCTCGGCTTCGGTGCCGACGTATTGCTGGCCGCGCGCGACGTGGCCGCGCTCGACGCGGCGAGGACCGAGCTGCTGGAGGACTTCCCCGACCGCGAGGTGCAGGGCTTCGTCGCCGACGTCGCCGATGACGAACAGCGCCGCGAACTGCTCGACTGGGTGGAGGATTTCGGCGAAGGCCTGCACATCCTCGTCAACAACGCCGGCGGCAACGTGAGCAAGCCGTCGACCGACTACACCGAGGACGAGTGGCGGCAGGTGTTCGAAGTGAACCTGTTCTCGGCGTTCGAACTCTCGCGTTACGCGCATCCGCTGCTCACCCGCCATGCCGCGTCGAGCATCGTCAACGTCGGCAGCGTGTCGGGCATGACCCACGTGCGCACCGGCGCGCCGTACGGCATGAGCAAGGCGGCGATGCACCAGATGACGCGCAACCTCGCGGTCGAATGGGCCGAGGACGGCATCCGCGTGAACGCGGTCGCGCCGTGGTACATCCGCACGCGCCGCACGTCGGACAAGCTGGCCGATCCGGATTACCTCGACGAAGTGCTGCTGCGCACGCCGCTGGGCCGAATCGGCGAGCCGGAGGAAGTCGCCGCGGCAGTGGCGTTCCTGTGCCTGCCCGCATCGGGCTACATCACCGGCGAATGCATCGCGGTGGACGGCGGATTCCTGCGCTACGGATTCTGA
- the sppA gene encoding signal peptide peptidase SppA, producing MNDTPRRGPIARFFVGLWDAMNFTRRLILNLLFFFLLFVFLMILGAGPRTAPILDRTTLVIAPEGNLVEQYSSDPLTRALGKALGERGGEVQLRDLLRALDAAARDERIERVVLDLDKFEGGGMASLREVAEAVARVKAAGKQVVAFGEAMDQKQYLLAAQANEVYLDPMGSMLLEGLGRYRTYYRQGLQDKLGVDVHLFKVGEYKSAAEPYVLDAASPEAKEADLFWMNDVWQRYLGDVAKARKLDAAALAKGIDEMPAGIEGAQGDLARFALQNKLVDGLKTREEVDDLLLKRGVADEDAEGGFRQASLDEYLAHLDNGLRAVDPRPQVAVIVAEGEIRGGEQPPGTVGGESTAALLREAREDENVQAVVLRVDSPGGEVFASEQIRREIVGLKKAGKPVSVSMGDLAASGGYWISMDADRIYADPSTITGSIGIFGLIPTIPRALDKIGVHSDGVGTTRFAGAFDITRPLQPEVGQVIQSVIDKGYRDFTGRVATARNKPVEQVDEIARGRVWSGAQAKERGLVDELGGMQQAVEFVAARAKLGKRGDYQVRYIEKQATPFERFFTGMVESRIGASWVQHSDVARGLLAKASPQAAADLRFIEGTITPTRGVPVKTLAYCFCGL from the coding sequence ATGAACGACACACCGCGTCGTGGACCCATCGCCCGCTTCTTCGTCGGGCTGTGGGATGCGATGAACTTCACCCGCAGGCTGATCCTCAACCTGCTGTTCTTCTTCCTGCTGTTCGTGTTCCTGATGATCCTGGGCGCCGGTCCGCGCACCGCGCCGATCCTGGACCGCACCACGCTGGTCATCGCGCCGGAAGGCAACCTCGTCGAGCAGTACAGCAGCGATCCGCTGACGCGCGCGCTGGGCAAGGCGCTGGGCGAACGTGGCGGCGAAGTGCAGCTGCGCGACCTGCTGCGCGCACTGGACGCGGCTGCACGCGACGAGCGCATCGAACGCGTCGTGCTGGACCTGGACAAGTTCGAAGGCGGCGGCATGGCCTCGCTGCGCGAAGTCGCCGAGGCGGTCGCGCGCGTGAAGGCGGCCGGCAAGCAGGTCGTCGCGTTCGGCGAGGCGATGGACCAGAAGCAGTACCTGCTCGCCGCGCAGGCGAACGAGGTCTACCTCGACCCGATGGGCAGCATGCTGCTCGAGGGCCTGGGCCGTTACCGCACCTATTACCGCCAGGGCCTGCAGGACAAGCTCGGCGTCGACGTGCACCTGTTCAAGGTCGGCGAGTACAAGTCGGCGGCCGAGCCGTACGTGCTCGACGCGGCGTCGCCGGAGGCGAAGGAAGCCGACCTGTTCTGGATGAACGACGTGTGGCAGCGCTACCTGGGCGATGTGGCGAAGGCGCGCAAGCTCGACGCCGCCGCGCTGGCCAAGGGCATCGACGAGATGCCGGCCGGCATCGAGGGCGCGCAGGGCGACCTCGCCCGGTTCGCGCTGCAGAACAAGCTGGTCGATGGCCTGAAGACGCGCGAGGAAGTGGACGACCTGCTGCTCAAGCGCGGCGTCGCCGACGAGGATGCCGAGGGCGGATTCCGCCAGGCGTCGCTCGACGAATACCTCGCCCACCTCGACAACGGCCTGCGTGCGGTCGATCCGCGTCCGCAGGTGGCGGTGATCGTGGCCGAGGGCGAAATCCGCGGCGGCGAGCAGCCGCCGGGCACGGTCGGCGGCGAATCGACCGCGGCCCTGCTGCGCGAGGCGCGCGAGGACGAGAACGTCCAGGCCGTGGTGCTGCGCGTGGATTCGCCGGGCGGCGAAGTGTTCGCGTCCGAGCAGATCCGCCGCGAAATCGTCGGCCTGAAGAAGGCCGGCAAGCCGGTGTCGGTGTCGATGGGCGACCTCGCCGCGTCGGGCGGTTATTGGATCTCGATGGACGCCGACCGCATCTACGCCGATCCGTCCACCATCACCGGTTCGATCGGCATCTTCGGCCTGATTCCGACGATCCCGCGCGCGCTCGACAAGATCGGCGTGCACAGCGACGGCGTCGGGACGACGCGCTTCGCCGGTGCGTTCGACATCACCCGTCCGTTGCAGCCGGAAGTGGGGCAGGTCATCCAGTCGGTTATCGACAAGGGTTACCGCGACTTCACCGGTCGCGTCGCCACCGCGCGCAACAAGCCCGTCGAACAGGTCGACGAGATCGCGCGCGGTCGCGTGTGGTCCGGCGCGCAGGCGAAGGAACGCGGCCTGGTCGACGAACTCGGCGGCATGCAGCAGGCGGTCGAATTCGTCGCCGCGCGCGCCAAGCTGGGCAAGCGCGGCGACTACCAGGTGCGCTACATCGAGAAGCAGGCCACGCCGTTCGAGCGCTTCTTCACCGGCATGGTGGAAAGCCGCATCGGTGCGTCGTGGGTGCAGCACTCCGACGTCGCGCGCGGGCTGTTGGCGAAGGCTTCGCCGCAGGCCGCGGCGGACCTGCGCTTCATCGAAGGCACGATCACGCCGACCCGCGGCGTGCCGGTGAAGACGCTGGCCTACTGCTTCTGCGGGCTGTAA